The Ahaetulla prasina isolate Xishuangbanna chromosome 3, ASM2864084v1, whole genome shotgun sequence genome window below encodes:
- the LURAP1 gene encoding leucine rich adaptor protein 1 isoform X2 yields the protein MDIRAVKAYLRAIDIKILHQLVAVNDGIESVKWFLEEKGMLTSRCSSLTSSQYSLVESQDTSRRGSWNSLQDPNDKLDSISIGSYLDTLADDMDEYGQSSSVEPIMSPTLGRPLGRSELERSKADLERVFLAKMDKEQDKSKTYPEWASSLVKSQSFNKPSAPVQLSPPMANGIMGRQVPKLVQSLEEKFTSAAAEQPSKENVAVKASRKSKMDSENCKLDNRKHLEYDGQWQWAESQEDVTFL from the coding sequence GCCTATCTAAGAGCAATAGATATCAAGATCCTCCATCAACTGGTAGCTGTGAATGATGGAATAGAATCTGTCAAGTGGTTTCTTGAGGAAAAAGGGATGCTGACCAGCCGCTGTAGCAGCCTTACCAGCAGTCAGTACAGCTTGGTAGAAAGTCAAGATACATCCCGACGAGGCAGCTGGAATAGTCTTCAGGATCCCAATGACAAACTGGATAGTATATCTATTGGTAGTTATTTGGACACACTAGCTGATGATATGGATGAATATGGACAAAGTTCTTCTGTGGAACCCATAATGTCACCTACCTTAGGTAGACCTCTGGGCAGAAGTGAATTAGAAAGATCGAAGGCAGATCTAGAGAGAGTCTTTCTTGCAAAGATGGACAAAGAGCAAGACAAAAGCAAAACTTATCCTGAATGGGCCTCTAGTTTAGTTAAGAGCCAAAGTTTTAACAAGCCAAGTGCACCGGTCCAACTGTCACCACCAATGGCTAATGGAATCATGGGTAGACAAGTCCCTAAGCTAGTGCAGAGCCTTGAGGAGAAGTTTACCTCTGCAGCTGCTGAGCAACCAAGCAAAGAGAATGTAGCAGTGAAGGCCTCCAGGAAGAGCAAAATGGATTCAGAAAATTGCAAGCTCGATAACAGGAAGCACCTGGAATATGATGGCCAATGGCAGTGGGCTGAGTCTCAAGAAGATGTGACATTTTTGTAG